A single region of the Ornithorhynchus anatinus isolate Pmale09 chromosome 13, mOrnAna1.pri.v4, whole genome shotgun sequence genome encodes:
- the LOC100085622 gene encoding U4/U6 small nuclear ribonucleoprotein Prp3: MALSKRELDGLKPRVEQTVREVLGFSESTVVTAALNCMVRGLDQKRAETQLEPLLDDSTWQFVDKLFEVVEESRCSQRSRPGGGGSWKRDLREASGEEGENTQGSSSVKRQRPSQFEGVAEAEGVPRPVDENPGLLTKRQISEMMEAVTQQIKERKRQLGFNSPPPPLSQTPSSSQPERSPTGKEIHLLQDATAFGNKAGKALKVAELQARIQAQLELRPGLLSGVNTVGPASAYIAGTASPLQGGTPSHRKVKLKPAPLILDEQGHAVDAAGKKIGLAPREPTLKANIRAVEREQLKKRLKEKSSEAMETATFYDPRVSVVPAQRQKRAFQFHEKGKFEKMAQRLRTKAQLEKLQVEILQAARKAGLCPIKPASGAPKWDGEDGEIPEVEWWDSYIIPHGFDLSRGCPQTEQYCGISALVEHPAKLTPPLDTTTPVTLPVYLTKREQKKLRRQARREMQKEQQEKVRLGLAAPLEPKVRISNLMKVLGTDAVQDPTKVEAHIRAQMAKRLKAHEEANAARKLTKEERKAKKARKLKEDLSHGVHLSVYRVRNLSDPAKKFKVEANAGQLFLTGVVVLHQDVNVVLVEGGPKAQKKFRHLMLHRIKWREQEPGGRAHRIEEEARKGDECVLLWEGTVKERRFGAVHFKQCPTDNGAREYFKKHGAEHYWDLALNESLLPSTD; the protein is encoded by the coding sequence ATGGCACTGTCCAAGAGAGAGCTGGATGGCCTGAAGCCACGGGTCGAGCAGACGGTGAGGGAGGTGCTGGGATTCTCGGAGTCCACGGTAGTCACAGCAGCACTGAATTGCATGGTGAGGGGGTTGGACCAGAAGAGGGCAGAGACCCAGTTGGAGCCTCTCCTTGACGACTCCACCTGGCAGTTCGTGGACAAGCTCTTCGAGGTGGTGGAGGAGAGCCGGTGCTCCCAACGCTCCAGACCCGGCGGTGGTGGGAGCTGGAAAAGGGATCTGAGGGAGGCATCAGGCGAGGAGGGAGAGAACACGCAGGGATCCTCGAGCGTCAAGAGGCAGCGGCCCTCACAGTTTGAGGgggtggcggaggcggagggGGTTCCACGTCCTGTGGATGAGAATCCCGGTCTTCTGACCAAGCGACAGATCAGCGAGATGATGGAGGCAGTGACCCAGCAGAtcaaggagaggaaaagacaacTGGGATTCAAcagccccccacctccactgTCCCAGACTCCATCCTCGTCTCAGCCAGAGAGGTCTCCCACGGGCAAAGAGATCCATCTACTACAGGATGCCACTGCCTTTGGGAACAAGGCTGGGAAGGCGCTGAAGGTGGCTGAACTGCAGGCCCGCATCCAGGCACAGCTGGAGTTGAGGCCCGGCCTCCTGAGTGGCGTCAACACGGTGGGCCCGGCCAGCGCCTACATCGCGGGCACTGCCTCCCCCCTCCAGGGGGGCACCCCATCGCACCGGAAGGTGAAGCTGAAACCGGCGCCCCTCATCCTGGACGAGCAGGGCCACGCGGTAGATGCTGCCGGCAAGAAGATTGGGCTGGCCCCCCGGGAGCCCACGCTTAAGGCCAACATCCGGGCTGTGGAACGGGAGCAGCTAAAGAAGAGGCTGAAAGAGAAGTCCTCGGAGGCCATGGAGACCGCCACCTTCTATGACCCCCGGGTCTCTGTCGTCCCCGCCCAGCGCCAGAAACGCGCTTTCCAGTTCCACGAGAAGGGCAAATTCGAGAAGATGGCCCAGAGGCTCCGTACTAAAGCACAGCTGGAGAAACTGCAGGTGGAGATCTTGCAGGCGGCCAGGAAGGCCGGCCTCTGCCCGATCAAGCCGGCTTCCGGTGCTCCCAAGTGGGATGGCGAGGATGGAGAGATCCCCGAGGTTGAGTGGTGGGATTCCTACATCATCCCCCATGGATTTGACTTGTCCAGAGGGTGCCCCCAGACAGAGCAATACTGCGGCATCAGCGCTCTCGTGGAACATCCTGCCAAGCTCACCCCACCACTGGACACCACCACCCCGGTGACCCTGCCCGTCTACCTGACCAAGAGAGAACAGAAGAAGTTACGGCGACAGGCCcggagggagatgcagaaggagcaGCAAGAGAAAGTCAGGCTGGGTCTTGCGGCCCCCCTGGAGCCCAAGGTCAGGATCTCCAACCTGATGAAGGTCCTGGGGACAGATGCCGTCCAGGACCCCACCAAGGTGGAAGCCCACATCCGAGCACAGATGGCCAAGAGGCTGAAGGCGCACGAAGAGGCCAACGCGGCCCGCAAGCTCacgaaagaagagaggaaagccAAAAAGGCACGGAAGCTGAAGGAAGACCTCTCGCATGGGGTGCACCTGTCTGTGTACAGGGTCCGAAACCTGAGTGATCCCGCCAAGAAATTCAAAGTGGAGGCCAACGCCGGGCAGCTCTTCCTGACCGGGGTGGTAGTGCTGCACCAAGATGTCAATGTGGTACTGGTGGAAGGCGGTCCCAAGGCGCAGAAGAAATTCCGTCACCTGATGCTGCACCGGATAAAGTGGCGCGAGCAGGAGCCCGGTGGGAGGGCACATAGGATCGAGGAGGAGGCTAGGAAGGGAGACGAGTGTGTGCTGCTGTGGGAAGGCACGGTGAAGGAGCGGAGGTTTGGAGCTgtgcacttcaaacagtgccccACGGACAACGGGGCCCGCGAGTATTTTAAGAAGCACGGAGCTGAGCATTACTGGGACCTGGCACTGAACGAGTCCCTGCTGCCATCCACAGACTGA